The proteins below are encoded in one region of Brachyspira intermedia PWS/A:
- a CDS encoding acyl-CoA thioesterase, producing MAHVNKTEIRVIYADTDQMGVVYHSNYLRYFEIGRTELLRELGISYKDMEEKYDIMLPVKEAFVDYKISIRYDDVIVVYTSVEKLKNVSLKLKYEIRSKEDEKILYSTGYTLHPFVNKKGQIVKPDEYLYNIMAKGK from the coding sequence ATGGCTCATGTTAATAAAACTGAAATAAGAGTGATATATGCTGATACTGATCAAATGGGAGTTGTTTATCATTCAAACTATTTAAGATATTTTGAGATAGGAAGGACAGAGCTTTTAAGAGAGTTAGGCATTTCCTATAAAGATATGGAAGAAAAATATGATATAATGCTTCCTGTAAAAGAAGCTTTCGTAGATTATAAAATTTCTATAAGATATGATGATGTTATAGTAGTTTATACTAGTGTTGAAAAGTTAAAAAATGTATCATTAAAACTAAAATATGAAATAAGAAGCAAAGAAGATGAAAAAATATTATACTCTACAGGTTATACACTTCACCCTTTTGTAAATAAAAAAGGTCAAATAGTAAAACCTGATGAATATCTGTACAATATAATGGCTAAAGGTAAATAA
- the coaD gene encoding pantetheine-phosphate adenylyltransferase, whose product MKNGKVIFPGTFDPFTLGHLDVLYRLADIFNKVYISVAVNLDKSPTFSIEERKNMIKKVIGDNDTIEIVTISGLVTEYMKQNDIKVLARGIRDSEDLYYELRMSRMNKLLYPEMDTIFLHTSEHYAYVSSSLIKEILKFNGPIDGLVPEIIVEDIKSKFIKK is encoded by the coding sequence ATGAAAAATGGAAAAGTAATATTTCCGGGTACTTTTGACCCTTTTACATTAGGACATCTCGATGTTCTTTACAGACTTGCTGATATTTTCAATAAGGTTTATATATCTGTAGCTGTTAATTTGGATAAATCTCCTACTTTTAGTATAGAAGAAAGAAAGAATATGATTAAAAAAGTAATAGGGGATAATGATACTATAGAAATTGTAACTATATCCGGGCTTGTAACAGAGTATATGAAGCAGAATGATATAAAAGTATTGGCCAGAGGTATCAGAGACAGTGAAGATTTATACTATGAATTAAGAATGTCTAGAATGAATAAATTATTATATCCAGAGATGGATACTATATTTTTACATACATCAGAACATTATGCTTATGTAAGTTCTTCTTTAATAAAGGAAATACTTAAATTTAATGGACCTATAGACGGATTAGTGCCGGAAATAATAGTTGAAGACATAAAATCCAAATTCATAAAAAAATAA
- the miaB gene encoding tRNA (N6-isopentenyl adenosine(37)-C2)-methylthiotransferase MiaB — MKNFYLENYGCQMNKADSNSLINSLMQEGFIQTENHENADNIIINTCSVRAHAEERVFSRVKLFNANRKKNKKDTKIIIMGCMAQTSKEHLEKLGVDKIFDVYNEVNIIDYLKDEEVFVRKFNDNYIFNKSYVDEDKPHKAFIPISHGCNNWCTYCIVPHTRGKMVSRKSGEIIEELKRLIDDGAKEITLLGQNVNSYGLDIDNEINFTELLYKLDKVIDEKAKDKVWIRFLTSHPKDFDKDLADAIWNLNSLCKHIHLPFQSGSDRILNLMNRKYTKDEYVKKVSYLRDYADDFPISTDIIVGYADETEDEYQETLNLLESIGFEEAYLYKYSEREGSIAYKKNIQYDKVAGARRLTNLVNYQRELAQKLLSKQVGKKTSVMVDDIAKDNMHYLCRSKENRIILVKKEKELNMGDIFNAEVTEIKSHTLIGKFID, encoded by the coding sequence ATGAAGAATTTTTACCTAGAAAATTACGGATGCCAAATGAATAAGGCGGATTCTAATAGTTTAATAAATTCGCTTATGCAGGAAGGTTTTATACAAACAGAAAATCATGAAAATGCTGATAATATTATAATAAATACATGCAGTGTAAGGGCTCATGCTGAGGAAAGAGTATTTTCAAGAGTTAAATTATTCAATGCAAATAGAAAAAAGAATAAAAAAGATACAAAAATAATAATTATGGGATGTATGGCTCAAACTTCCAAAGAACATCTTGAGAAACTTGGCGTTGATAAAATATTTGATGTATATAATGAAGTTAATATCATAGATTATTTGAAGGATGAGGAAGTTTTTGTAAGAAAATTTAATGATAATTACATATTTAATAAATCTTATGTAGATGAAGATAAGCCTCATAAAGCATTCATACCAATATCGCATGGATGTAATAATTGGTGCACTTACTGTATAGTGCCTCATACAAGAGGAAAAATGGTAAGTAGAAAATCAGGCGAAATAATAGAAGAACTTAAAAGATTAATAGATGACGGAGCTAAAGAGATAACTCTTTTAGGGCAGAATGTTAATTCTTATGGGCTTGATATTGATAATGAGATTAATTTTACAGAATTATTATACAAATTAGACAAAGTTATTGACGAAAAGGCTAAAGATAAGGTTTGGATAAGGTTTTTAACTTCTCACCCTAAAGATTTTGATAAAGATTTAGCTGATGCTATATGGAATTTGAATAGTTTATGCAAACATATACATTTACCTTTTCAAAGCGGTTCGGATAGAATATTAAATTTGATGAATAGAAAATACACAAAAGATGAATATGTAAAAAAAGTATCGTATTTGAGAGATTATGCTGATGATTTTCCTATTTCTACTGATATAATAGTGGGTTATGCTGATGAAACAGAAGATGAGTATCAAGAAACATTAAATTTGCTTGAAAGTATAGGTTTTGAAGAAGCTTACCTGTATAAATATTCAGAAAGAGAAGGCTCTATTGCTTATAAAAAAAATATACAGTATGATAAAGTGGCAGGAGCAAGAAGACTTACTAATCTTGTAAATTATCAAAGAGAATTGGCACAAAAATTATTATCAAAGCAGGTAGGCAAAAAAACTTCTGTAATGGTAGATGATATAGCTAAAGATAATATGCATTATTTATGCAGAAGCAAGGAAAACAGAATAATTCTAGTAAAAAAAGAAAAAGAACTTAATATGGGCGATATTTTCAATGCTGAAGTTACAGAGATAAAAAGCCATACCTTAATAGGGAAGTTTATTGACTAA
- a CDS encoding 4'-phosphopantetheinyl transferase family protein, translated as MTYLEYSFNDNENRAEARKNLENLILSMSENHYNKNNLIIEREENKKPYFKNENSLYFNGTHTSELFAATMSDEYNVGIDAEKIRERDYFSIAEEYFYKSEIEYLKNTHKLEIDFFTIWTIKEAYIKMLGKTIFDIKNSIEVDLIEREVRNADDIFFASFILDDSYIISVCFDTKNEVDLNVQDFNLNMLFAYPTLPNININM; from the coding sequence ATGACTTATTTAGAGTATAGTTTCAATGATAATGAGAATAGGGCAGAGGCAAGAAAAAATTTAGAGAATTTAATACTCTCTATGTCTGAAAATCATTATAATAAAAATAACTTAATTATAGAGAGAGAAGAAAATAAAAAGCCTTATTTCAAAAATGAAAATAGTTTATATTTTAATGGTACTCATACTTCAGAATTATTTGCTGCTACTATGAGCGATGAATATAATGTTGGAATAGATGCTGAAAAGATAAGGGAAAGAGATTATTTTTCTATTGCTGAAGAATATTTTTATAAAAGCGAGATTGAATACCTTAAAAATACTCATAAACTAGAAATAGATTTTTTTACTATATGGACTATTAAAGAAGCGTATATAAAAATGCTTGGCAAAACTATTTTTGATATAAAAAATTCTATAGAAGTTGATCTTATTGAGAGAGAAGTGAGAAATGCAGATGATATATTCTTTGCTTCTTTTATTCTTGATGATTCATATATAATAAGTGTGTGTTTTGATACAAAAAATGAAGTAGATTTAAATGTTCAAGATTTTAATTTAAATATGTTATTTGCTTATCCTACATTACCGAATATTAATATAAATATGTAA
- a CDS encoding FecR family protein, which produces MLNRIFLSAILFALSFSNILLSQDISFKVTGISGVAFIEKPDINKSLRAFRGSEVHKEYRLRTSVDSQVDLTLSRRGDKIGSIVVPQNTIILVNEPISKESGKVSLSLLEGYIKVNINKNAGAMVEVHTSTTTSVVRGTSFEVAFAEDGSTIVVLDDGVVDVVTDKDKEVLNPKKAYINTINDQSKIINQSSDSDPIVFLNKGEEASREDYISTIENLMTAMEGISDVNNNNDNFVSLVNAEEGESKINDMEMKHYRMIAANEGYYNTIIKLINLYPDKRNELIQYARKSLALYTANQKAISKMNSAVTRTREKFDRIKKKFDERMMTTSASQ; this is translated from the coding sequence ATGCTTAATAGAATATTTTTATCAGCAATATTATTTGCTTTGTCTTTCAGCAATATTTTATTATCACAGGATATCTCTTTTAAAGTTACAGGAATATCTGGCGTAGCTTTCATAGAAAAGCCTGATATAAATAAATCACTTAGGGCTTTTAGAGGAAGTGAAGTACATAAAGAATATAGATTAAGAACATCAGTTGACAGTCAGGTTGACCTTACTTTAAGCAGAAGAGGTGATAAAATAGGTTCTATTGTAGTTCCTCAAAATACTATAATTCTTGTTAATGAGCCTATTTCAAAAGAAAGCGGTAAAGTTTCTCTATCATTATTAGAAGGTTACATTAAAGTTAATATAAATAAGAATGCCGGTGCTATGGTTGAAGTACATACATCAACTACTACTTCTGTGGTAAGGGGCACAAGTTTTGAAGTAGCTTTTGCAGAAGATGGTTCTACTATAGTTGTTCTTGATGATGGTGTTGTTGATGTAGTTACTGATAAGGATAAAGAAGTATTAAATCCAAAAAAGGCTTATATAAATACAATAAATGATCAATCAAAGATTATAAATCAAAGTTCTGATAGTGATCCTATAGTATTTTTAAATAAGGGAGAGGAAGCCTCAAGAGAAGATTATATAAGTACAATAGAAAACTTAATGACTGCTATGGAAGGTATATCAGATGTAAATAACAATAATGATAATTTTGTTTCATTAGTTAATGCGGAAGAAGGCGAGAGTAAAATCAATGATATGGAAATGAAGCATTATAGAATGATAGCGGCAAATGAGGGATATTATAATACTATAATAAAACTAATAAATTTATATCCTGATAAAAGAAATGAATTAATTCAATATGCCAGAAAATCATTAGCATTATATACAGCTAATCAAAAAGCTATAAGTAAAATGAATTCAGCGGTAACTAGAACAAGAGAAAAATTCGATAGAATAAAGAAGAAATTTGATGAAAGAATGATGACTACTTCAGCATCTCAATAA
- the rplU gene encoding 50S ribosomal protein L21: MYAIVEVKGKQYKVEKGQDILVEYLGDDAKEAPEIKTLLLKKDDESVLVGTPYVDGVKVSSKIVEMMKGDKVVIGKHKRRKDYRRKTGHRHKYHKITIEDIAV, translated from the coding sequence ATGTATGCAATCGTAGAAGTAAAAGGTAAGCAATACAAGGTGGAAAAAGGTCAGGATATTTTAGTAGAATATCTAGGCGATGATGCTAAAGAAGCACCTGAAATTAAAACTCTTCTTCTTAAAAAAGATGATGAAAGTGTTTTAGTAGGTACACCTTATGTTGATGGCGTTAAAGTAAGTTCTAAAATAGTAGAAATGATGAAAGGCGATAAAGTAGTTATCGGTAAACATAAAAGAAGAAAAGACTATAGAAGAAAAACAGGACATAGACATAAATACCATAAAATAACTATTGAAGATATAGCTGTTTAA
- a CDS encoding ribosomal-processing cysteine protease Prp translates to MSSFVNVVYNIESIIQSITVEGHAGIKKSGEGYEVCIALSALTQAMYKALLSIVGNRFLKYKINDGFLSLELVNCDKLENYKKVEYKIVSNGYLIGIKSLIKEYPDFIKYKEEYKNGT, encoded by the coding sequence ATGTCTTCATTTGTTAATGTAGTATACAATATAGAATCGATTATACAAAGCATAACAGTTGAAGGACATGCAGGAATTAAAAAATCCGGTGAAGGTTATGAAGTTTGTATAGCTTTGAGTGCATTGACACAGGCTATGTATAAGGCTTTGTTATCTATAGTAGGAAATAGATTTCTAAAGTATAAAATAAATGATGGATTTTTGAGTTTAGAGCTTGTTAATTGTGATAAACTTGAGAATTATAAAAAAGTAGAGTACAAAATAGTTAGTAATGGATATTTGATAGGTATAAAATCTTTAATTAAAGAGTATCCTGATTTTATAAAATATAAAGAGGAGTATAAAAATGGCACATAA
- the rpmA gene encoding 50S ribosomal protein L27, translating into MAHKKGGGSSKNGRDSQSKRLGVKVYGGQKVISGNIIVRQRGTQFHAGRNVDIGRDHTIFATASGYVKFHTNKFGKKTISVVTE; encoded by the coding sequence ATGGCACATAAGAAAGGTGGCGGAAGTTCTAAAAACGGACGCGATAGTCAATCTAAACGTTTAGGTGTTAAAGTTTACGGCGGTCAGAAAGTTATATCTGGCAATATTATAGTTAGACAACGCGGTACTCAATTCCATGCTGGAAGAAATGTTGATATAGGTCGCGATCATACTATATTTGCTACTGCTTCTGGTTATGTGAAGTTCCATACTAATAAATTCGGAAAGAAAACTATCTCTGTTGTAACTGAATAA